The Manis javanica isolate MJ-LG chromosome 4, MJ_LKY, whole genome shotgun sequence genome contains a region encoding:
- the BHLHA9 gene encoding class A basic helix-loop-helix protein 9, producing MHRGVPGPGLRGLKRVEGAAEDLGDSCLEAGKDFGVLRENGAPRGLGEAEEVAGSRKRARPARSKARRMAANVRERKRILDYNEAFNALRRALRHDLGGKRLSKIATLRRAIHRITALSLVLRASPTPRWPCGHLECHGQAARAGAAGSSLPRPAPPSAGPSLSRREVVGPFAPRCASCSPHAHLGRPRAGAEVQGLAQATVGSWRRCPGAPFAWPRDRLYASPGLGYQHS from the coding sequence ATGCACCGGGGTGTGCCAGGACCAGGCCTCAGGGGCCTGAAGCGGGTCGAGGGCGCTGCCGAGGACTTGGGGGACTCTTGCCTGGAAGCCGGGAAGGACTTCGGGGTGCTGAGAGAGAATGGCGCCCCCCGCGGCCTGGGCGAAGCAGAAGAGGTGGCGGGCAGCAGAAAGCGCGCCCGGCCGGCGCGGTCCAAGGCGCGGCGCATGGCTGCCAACGTGCGGGAGCGCAAGCGCATCCTGGACTACAATGAGGCGTTTAACGCACTGCGCAGGGCCCTGCGGCACGACCTGGGAGGAAAGAGGCTCTCCAAGATCGCCACGCTGCGCAGGGCCATCCACCGCATCACGGCGCTCTCCCTAGTCCTGCGCGCCAGCCCCACGCCTCGCTGGCCCTGTGGGCACCTGGAGTGCCATGGCCAGGCCGCGCGCGCCGGGGCCGCGGGCTCCAGCCTGCCGCGGCCCGCGCCGCCGTCTGCGGGGCCTAGCCTCTCGCGCCGGGAAGTTGTCGGCCCCTTCGCGCCGCGCTGCGCCTCGTGCTCCCCGCACGCGCACCTGGGACGACCCAGAGCGGGGGCCGAGGTGCAGGGCTTGGCCCAGGCCACCGTGGGAAGCTGGCGCCGATGTCCCGGGGCTCCTTTTGCCTGGCCGAGGGACCGCTTGTACGCGAGTCCCGGGCTGGGCTACCAGCACTCCTGA